The Triticum aestivum cultivar Chinese Spring chromosome 3A, IWGSC CS RefSeq v2.1, whole genome shotgun sequence genome includes a region encoding these proteins:
- the LOC123063545 gene encoding chlorophyllide a oxygenase, chloroplastic gives MTTVASLSLVPHLLIKPSFRCLSRKGVGRYGGIKVYAVLRDDSADYLKDNHHWEALFHVDDPGPRVPIEKGQYLEAKQALDVVRFDIQYCDWRARQDLLTIMVLHNKVVEVLNPLARDFKSVGNLRKDLDGLQEELAKAHNQLYLSESRVSSALDKLAQMETVVNERLLSDGSAFANTADCASLDPSTSLDTTTSTSSTVRLGAKKPKRRSLNISGPVKPYSANLKNFWYPVAFSSDLKDDTMVPIDCFEEQWVIFRGKDKRPGCVQNTCAHRACPLDLGSVNEGRITCPYHGWEYSTDGKCEKMPSTKMLNVRIRALPCFEQEGMVWIWPGDDTPTPTIPSLLPPSGFTIHAEIVMELPVEHGLLLDNLLDLAHAPFTHTSTFAKGWSVPSFVKFLTPTSGLQGYWDPYPIDMEFRPPCMVLSTIGISKPGKLEGKSTQQCATHLHQLHVCLPSSTNKTRLLYRMSLDFAPWMKHMPFMHLLWSHFAEKVLNEDLRLVLGQQDRMNNGANVWNWPVSYDKLGIRYRLWRDAVERGVDRLPFSNEIESGS, from the exons ATGACCACAGTGGCCTCGCTCTCCCTGGTGCCGCACCTGCTCATCAAGCCCTCCTTCCGCTGCCTCTCCCGAAAG GGAGTTGGCAGATATGGCGGAATCAAGGTGTACGCGGTGCTCAGGGATGATAGTGCCGACTACCTGAAGGATAACCACCACTGGGAGGCCCTGTTCCATGTCGATGACCCCGGCCCAAGGGTTCCGATCGAGAAGGGCCAGTACCTGGAGGCCAAGCAGGCGCTCGACGTCGTCCGCTTCGACATCCAGTACTGTGACTGGAGGGCCCGGCAGGACCTGCTCACCATCATGGTGCTTCACAACAAG GTGGTGGAGGTTCTTAACCCTTTAGCGAGGGACTTCAAGTCGGTTGGGAACCTGAGGAAAGACCTTGACGGTCTACAGGAGGAACTGGCAAAGGCTCACAACCAG CTTTATTTATCGGAATCCAGAGTGTCGTCGGCCCTCGATAAGCTAGCACAAATGGAGACGGTGGTCAATGAGAGGCTGTTGTCGGATGGGAGCGCTTTCGCAAACACGGCCGATTGCGCTTCTCTTGATCCGAGTACTTCTCTTGATACAACTACGAGCACTTCCTCCACGGTCCGACTCGGAGCTAAAAAACCGAAGCGTCGCAGTCTCAACATTTCTGGCCCTGTCAAGCCTTACAGTGCCAATCTGAAGAACTTCTGGTACCCGGTGGCTTTTTCCAGTGACCTGAAGGATGACACAATG GTGCCCATAGATTGTTTCGAGGAACAGTGGGTAATATTCCGCGGAAAAGATAAAAGGCCTGGATGTGTGCAGAATACATGTGCTCACAGAGCCTGCCCTCTTGATCTTGGTTCAGTGAATGAGGGTAGAATCACTTGCCCTTACCATG GGTGGGAGTATTCGACTGACGGAAAATGCGAGAAAATGCCATCAACAAAGATGCTCAACGTGCGCATCCGGGCATTGCCGTGCTTCGAGCAAGAAGGAATGGTCTGGATCTGGCCCGGCGATGACACCCCTACACCCACCATCCCTTCCTTGCTGCCCCCTTCAGGGTTTACAATCCATGCAGAG ATAGTGATGGAGCTACCGGTGGAACATGGACTTCTCTTGGACAATCTACTAGACCTCGCTCATGCCCCTTTTACTCATACATCCACCTTTGCCAAGGGCTGGAGTGTTCCAAG CTTTGTGAAGTTCTTGACACCTACATCTGGGCTCCAAGGGTACTGGGATCCTTATCCCATCGATATGGAGTTCCGACCGCCCTGCATGGTCTTGTCAACCATTGGCATCTCCAAGCCTGGAAAGCTAGAAGGGAAGAGCACCCAACAATGTGCAACGCATCTCCACCAGCTCCATGTATGCTTGCCCTCATCGACGAATAAAACCAGGCTGTTGTACCGGATGTCTCTCGACTTCGCACCCTGGATGAAGCACATGCCTTTCATGCACCTGTTGTGGTCACATTTCGCTGAGAAG GTCTTGAATGAGGATCTGCGGCTTGTGCTCGGCCAACAAGACCGAATGAACAATGGAGCTAACGTTTGGAACTGGCCAGTGTCGTATGACAAGCTCGGCATCCGGTATCGGCTATGGAGGGATGCAGTCGAGAGGGGTGTCGATCGGTTACCGTTCAGCAACGAAATTGAGAGTGGATCATAG